TTCTGCCATCCTACTGAGATTAAAATTTGACTAAAGTAATGAAGGTGCTGTTAAAAAAGGAGTCAGGACCAGATCATCAATTTTGATATCTGAGAGTGAGAATAGATGAATACTCCGGGCAAAGCTggaggagaggacaggacagagaagaagagggagcaagaaacataaaggaagaggaaggggtggaggaagagggaggggaaaggattgagagcaagagagacagagaggagggttGTATTTCTCTAAGGTCTAAGGAGTGGGACCACATTCACCCACACAGATGATAGACTATCTTAGTTTCTAATTTAACTGCTTCTATGAATTCttggaaatattttcaaagacataccaGTAATGCAGTGAAGTGAAGACATAAAATTGAGCACCATATATGTCCATGTTAAACACACCATTCTATAAAATTCAAGCATATTCATGTGCATATTATGAACACCtccatgcatttctctgtttgtggtatttattttaaaattgttttgtgtGTATCTGCATTGACATGTAATAGGAAAAATACACATGTGATAGATCAGTAGTCTTAATGGGATTTTGAAAACTGTAAACTATTGTATATCATCAAAGTTTACAATTctctataaaatattttccaagagTTTTGAAGAAGAAGTAAAGATATCATTTTATTTACTTGAATTTATTGTGGACTTCAACTCTAATTCAGTATAGGTAGGAGATCTGAGAAGAATGAAATTACGAACTTTACCATACAAAGTTAaagtaaatcctttttttttttttaccttttcggAAATGAATGCATTCTTCATCCTTACTAATGTAGTATCAACTTTATAAATGCATTCTTTACCTCCTTGTTCCTCATGCTGTAGACTAGAGGATTCAGCATAGGAATGACCATTGTGTAGAATACAGATGTAACTTTGTCTATGTCCATGGAATGATTGGAGCTAGGCTGTAAGTACATGAAAATGACAGTTCCATAGAAAATGGACACTGCAGTGAAGTGAGAGGCACAGGTGGATATAGCCTTGTGATGTCCTGAAGCCGAGTGCATCTTTAAGATGGTGACAAAAATTAACATGTAAGATGTACAGATAACTATTAGAGCAAAAAACACATCTAAGCTCTCAATGTAAAGAAGAACAAGTTCCCTAACTTGATTATCAAAACAAGTGAGAGCCATTATTGCAGGAACATCACAGAAAAAATGATGGATCACATTGGACTTGCAGAAGGAGAGAGTAAATATGTCTGCAATATGGATGGAGGCACTCATGAAACTGATCCCATAAGAGGCAGTGATAATCCTTGTATACACACTTTTAGTCATGATGGTGGCATAGTGTAGGGGCTTACACACTGCTGCATAGCGATCATAGGCCATTGAGGCCAACAGATAATTCTCCACAGTAGCAAAGGCTCCAAAAAAGAACATCTGAGCAGCACAGTCATTGTAGGAAATGACCTTTTTTCCTATTAGAAGCTCAGtcatcactgtgggtgtgacagCTGAGGAGTAACAAAAATCAACCAAGGACAGATTACCAAGGAAAATGTACATGGGGGTGTGGAGCCGAGAGTCCAGGACAATCAGCAGGATCATCCCTAGGTTTCCCACCACGGTGATGgtgtagatgagaaggaaggtgATAAACAGGGGAAGCTGCATGCCTGGGTCATTGGTGAGCCCCAGCAGAATGAACTCTGTCACTTCTGTCCTGTTCTTCATTATTGTCATCTTATAATCACTATCTTCTCCATAGTAATAAAGGGAAAAatgttaaaactttaaaattccaTGGAACTTAAAAATATGAAccatattctttaaaaatgttttttcatacagtatatttttatcatattctttccccttctctcaagTCCTCCAGATTCTTCCCACTTCACTAGCTATGCCAACTAGTATTTGTACATTCCAGAAGATAATGCGGGCTTTAGAATTAACTTGGGTGAATCAATTACACACAAGTCATATTCAAGTGCTCTTAATGGAATTCAGAAtttcaaaattttatatattcattaattGTTATGTAAACAATCTAATAAATTGATTAATATGACTTGTATGAACAATTCTGTCCATGAATCTGTATCCCATTATTACTTTAGCAATATCCAACATTTCCTTTCCTCTCACCTGTCAAGAACTACTAATGTCTTTTTAGATATGTCACTTCTCTATTTTCTATCAATAATATGTTATAGATCGTGCCAAGCTCTGACcctatgtttttaaatatttttctctgtattttcttaGGTAAAACTGAATTTAACTGAACTCATTCTTTTGGTTCAAACATACCAAAATTTTGGGTTTCACAGTTAACTACAAGCTAGTGGATTAGGCAGTAGTTTAATCTGTTctgccacacattttttttttcattttggtgataaaagaaagaaaaccatgaaaTCAAGTATATGAGATCATGCCTTCTTTAATATCAACACTGtctaaaacatatatacataatatatatatattcatttcatagctgtatatatacatattttcatcAACATATATATTACCAAATCCCTAAACATTCAAGTGGGTTGAAGATGCATTCGTGAGATACACCATGGCATACCCAGAGTAGCTGATGTTGTGGATAGCTTGGCAGGGGAGGGTACTCAACGTGTAGTGTCTCTTCTGAAGAATGTTATGCCATCAGATTTAGTAGACATAGAGCTGAAGTTCCTGGAGAGATAGATGCCTATCAAATCTACCATTTATGTCCTAGGAGTCATTGGTCCTAGCATAACTTCCACAAAGGTCTTACTTCACTAACTTGAAGGCATAAATGATAGCCACTTTCAGATActattgggagaaaaaaaaacataaatcaaaaaaataatttttgaggGTTACCTACAGTCTATTAAGTGATAGCTATACTGTTACTATAAGTATGAAGTGATCGTCTTTAAGTTTGATCAATGTAGGTTATGCCACATTCAACAATTTAGCCTCAAGAATTATAGAAGTTTTGCTCCCTTAATTTTTCCTCTATTCCATACTGGGTTCTTCATTCCAGTCCCGCTGCATCTTGCTACAAAAGGAGAACTCGATAGTcaggtcattttaaaaataatttttcttagaAACAATAGTTTAGTTAGGGTAAAAGAGCCCATTTTCATTAAATCTCATCTTTTCTCATATTCCTTTCCTGGGAAAACAAAGTCATGGAGACCAAGCTTTGACTGTTCTCAGTTTATGGGCCACTTATAACTTCACAGATTTCTTTAGGTGGTAATTTTCAtattggaaagtattttatttgaaTGGATTTTTTTGGTGAAATGAtactatttaattattttacttttatttattagtCTCTCTTATAATACATCCTGATCACTCCGCTCAGTTACATGCCACactctacccctcccccagatCTGTTGTTCCTGAGTTTGCTGTTAGAAAAAAGCAGGCCTAAAATGGATATAAACTGAACatagcataacaagttacaatgaCTAGACATATACCCATATATCAAGGCTCAGCAAGGCAGCCCAATCTTAAAACAAATGATCATCTTAGTTGCTAAAGGAGATAAGGTTTAGTGTATATTATaaggtattaaaatatgaatGACATGTCTGTGAGTGTTGTAGTATATAAGTGTTATACTCCATCAACAAGAAAGTTGTGTATTTAAGAAACATGATGCTCTAAAATTACACAAACTGCTTGAGGGGGAAAATCTCTAGATTCAGAAGCTGAATACATTTCTTAATCATAATATGAGATAGAGGCAAAAAGTATTGGATTGCAGGTTAAAGCATTTTTAGGAATATATTCATATTTCAAGATGGATCATTTACCTCCTTTgcatatttgtttgtattttgtaacTTCCACTGAGatgaaaatatatacagaacatgATAAGGTCACCACTTACTAATCAAACtaacatttatgttttctttgtttttatttttggggaTAGACTCACCCTCCTGAATAAGTCATCAAGTACTCTAGTGAATATTTTGACATTTACATATACTTCAGACTAACACTGGTTGGATCATCCAGATCATACACCTAGAGCAGGTTTGAGAAGTTTAGAGCCCTTTTGTCTTTTCAAGAAATTCATAGCAGATCCATACAGCCCTCTGCTTCTATATATACTACACTTCTTACTTTAGTGTTTATGCAATATAGATACTTATCAGATTTCTATAAAGAAAGAACATTCACCATATAGGAGTCAGTCCAAAATCATGAAACCACCTATGGAATGTTGGATAGGTACCTTCTGAGGAGCACTTTCAGCTAATGGCCAAAGGTCCACTTAGTGTGGCAGAAGCTAAATAAGTAAAATCGTATTTACATAAACTAAGGTCTATAGTTATCAATCATTTTTCTATGCCTTTGTAAGAGTTACTtacttattttcatatttgtaaaattaacatagtaaaaaaaatcacatctctcATTCAATTCCCACATTCTGTCTATAAATGACAAACTACCGTGGCCTGTAGCATATCACCTGAAGGTCATTAaatgtgattttcatttttaGCTCTTTACCTTAATAATATTTGCAGGCTGATAGCAAATCCTGAGACAAGAGTGACTGCCATTCAAAGTAATGAATGATATTTAATGGGCATAGCGTGTCCATTCTACAATGAGATGCTGTGGAGTTAGGTTGGTATTTTTGGGCAGAGATTTGTAGACTTTGAGATCTCTGGAGAGGTTTCTTCTGAGAATACCTGAAGCTCTTCATCATGCCTTCCTAGGGAAGAAACTATTATTGGTCTTTAGGGATCAAGCTGGTTTAAACTTTCTATACATTTGTGACttgtaaataataaatttatgaatttacttattttcactggaaaatattaaaatcattaatTGTGCATATTACTGTGTTATGGTATCATGAGATGTATTTGTAGACATATGCACTTTTTAAGATTAAAAGTCATGCTATACATCTTTGTTTCCTGAAATAGTTACCATTTCTTCAC
This genomic stretch from Mus musculus strain C57BL/6J chromosome 19, GRCm38.p6 C57BL/6J harbors:
- the Olfr1446 gene encoding olfactory receptor 1446; this translates as MTIMKNRTEVTEFILLGLTNDPGMQLPLFITFLLIYTITVVGNLGMILLIVLDSRLHTPMYIFLGNLSLVDFCYSSAVTPTVMTELLIGKKVISYNDCAAQMFFFGAFATVENYLLASMAYDRYAAVCKPLHYATIMTKSVYTRIITASYGISFMSASIHIADIFTLSFCKSNVIHHFFCDVPAIMALTCFDNQVRELVLLYIESLDVFFALIVICTSYMLIFVTILKMHSASGHHKAISTCASHFTAVSIFYGTVIFMYLQPSSNHSMDIDKVTSVFYTMVIPMLNPLVYSMRNKEVKNAFIKLILH